A genomic window from Salvia miltiorrhiza cultivar Shanhuang (shh) chromosome 5, IMPLAD_Smil_shh, whole genome shotgun sequence includes:
- the LOC131024484 gene encoding agamous-like MADS-box protein AGL61 gives MRRRIEIKLIDDNSKRHTTFTKRRKGLMKKAEEFCRKSDSTAMLLIFSSSKNCYGFGHPEIDYVLDRYEADSSSAEAGTSAAGAVTEMETRIGDAVESGRWEEAVRGLGFDAFDQLTAELENIRRQVAALQTKFAAEGWR, from the coding sequence ATGAGGAGGAGGATCGAAATCAAGTTGATCGACGACAACTCAAAACGACACACGACCTTCACGAAACGGCGGAAGGGCCTCATGAAGAAAGCCGAAGAATTTTGCCGGAAGTCCGACTCCACGGCGATGCTCCTCATCTTCTCCTCCTCCAAAAACTGCTACGGCTTCGGTCATCCCGAAATCGACTACGTCTTGGACCGCTACGAGGCTGATTCCTCTTCGGCCGAAGCGGGGACCAGCGCCGCCGGTGCGGTGACGGAGATGGAGACTAGGATTGGCGATGCGGTGGAGAGCGGGCGGTGGGAGGAGGCGGTGCGGGGGTTGGGATTCGATGCCTTTGACCAACTCACTGCGGAGTTAGAGAACATTAGGCGTCAAGTGGCCGCGCTTCAGACCAAATTTGCGGCGGAGGGCTGGCGGTAG
- the LOC131024485 gene encoding agamous-like MADS-box protein AGL61, with translation MGRRRIEITLIPDKSKRHTTFTKRRNGLTKIAYEFCRKFDSTAVLLIFSSSQNCYAFGHPEIDSVLNRYEVDSSSAEAGTSAAEERAVTEMERRIGNAVESGRWEEAVRGLGLDAFDQLTAELENIRRQVAAFQTKFAAAPEEETQDPGRS, from the coding sequence ATGGGGAGGAGAAGGATTGAGATCACGCTGATCCCGGACAAGTCAAAACGACACACGACCTTCACGAAACGGCGGAACGGCCTCACAAAGATAGCCTATGAATTCTGCCGGAAGTTCGACTCCACGGCGGTGCTCCTCATCTTCTCCTCCTCCCAAAACTGCTACGCCTTCGGCCATCCAGAAATCGACTCCGTCTTGAACCGCTACGAGGTCGACTCCTCTTCGGCAGAAGCGGGGACCAGCGCCGCCGAGGAACGTGCAGTGACGGAGATGGAGAGAAGGATTGGCAATGCGGTGGAGAGCGGGCGGTGGGAGGAGGCGGTGCGGGGGTTGGGATTGGATGCCTTCGACCAACTCACTGCGGAGTTGGAGAACATTAGGCGTCAAGTGGCAGCGTTTCAGACCAAGTTTGCGGCGGCGCCGGAGGAGGAGACTCAAGATCCTGGTCGTAGTTGA